A region from the Actinoplanes sp. OR16 genome encodes:
- a CDS encoding SGNH/GDSL hydrolase family protein: MSKPAWTVGLVALSLLISGCSAEKAEEKSDKAAEIVAANDYVALGDSYAAGLGAGDYADSSCLVSKDKSYPQQWIDEKADLGATLNNACSGAVINTVATRQLTALTEKTGWVTLTVGGNDVGFVAGLQQCLLGNDQTCAQSVTNATGTMENTLPGSLDDLYTKIRTAAPNAKVYVVGYPHLVADPGSGTKCDLNDARRKTLNEASDTLSEVIAAAVTKHPGFTYVDGRIIFAGHEACTKDPWINAVADNVSESFHPNADGYAAYAKALLTVTR, translated from the coding sequence GTGTCGAAGCCAGCGTGGACAGTCGGACTTGTTGCACTTTCTCTCCTCATTTCTGGATGCTCAGCAGAAAAAGCGGAAGAGAAATCGGACAAAGCCGCTGAAATCGTCGCGGCGAACGATTACGTCGCCCTCGGTGACTCCTACGCCGCCGGACTCGGGGCCGGTGACTACGCCGACAGCAGCTGCCTGGTCAGCAAGGACAAGTCGTACCCGCAGCAGTGGATCGACGAGAAGGCCGATCTGGGCGCGACCCTCAACAACGCCTGCAGCGGCGCGGTGATCAACACGGTCGCGACCCGGCAGCTCACCGCCCTCACCGAGAAGACCGGCTGGGTGACGCTGACCGTCGGCGGCAACGACGTCGGCTTCGTCGCCGGACTCCAGCAGTGCCTGCTCGGCAACGATCAGACCTGCGCCCAGTCGGTCACGAACGCCACCGGGACCATGGAGAACACCCTGCCCGGCTCGCTCGACGACCTCTACACCAAGATCCGCACCGCCGCCCCGAACGCCAAGGTCTACGTGGTCGGCTACCCGCACCTGGTCGCCGACCCGGGCAGCGGCACGAAGTGCGACCTCAACGACGCCCGCCGCAAGACCCTCAACGAGGCCTCGGACACGCTCTCCGAGGTGATCGCGGCGGCGGTCACGAAGCACCCGGGCTTCACCTACGTGGACGGGCGGATCATCTTCGCGGGCCACGAGGCGTGCACGAAGGACCCGTGGATCAACGCGGTCGCCGACAACGTCTCCGAGTCGTTCCACCCGAACGCGGACGGCTATGCGGCGTACGCGAAGGCGCTTCTCACCGTGACGCGCTGA
- a CDS encoding SelT/SelW/SelH family protein translates to MPTPRLEIEYCTQCRWLLRAAWTAQELLTTFATELGEVALVPGIGGVFEIRLDGETLWSRKAEGGFPEVPPLKRMVRDRIAPDRDLGHSDRKASGS, encoded by the coding sequence GTGCCGACACCCCGCCTCGAAATCGAATACTGCACTCAGTGCCGCTGGCTGCTGCGAGCCGCCTGGACCGCACAGGAGCTCCTCACCACGTTCGCGACCGAGCTCGGCGAGGTGGCGCTGGTCCCGGGGATCGGCGGCGTCTTCGAGATCCGGCTGGACGGCGAGACGCTCTGGTCGCGCAAGGCCGAGGGCGGTTTCCCGGAGGTGCCGCCGCTCAAGAGGATGGTCCGTGACCGGATCGCCCCGGATCGCGACCTCGGCCACAGTGATCGGAAAGCGAGCGGGAGCTGA
- a CDS encoding calcium:proton antiporter: MKHWTAALPALSAAALVLTWGRDLPPVVVVIVALLLGGAVLAAVHHAEVVAHRVGEPYGSLILAVAVTVIEVALIVTLMISGGEKSQSLARDTVFAAVMITVNGILGISLLVGAVRRRIAVFNPEGTGGALATVAAIATLSLVLPTFTTSRPGPQFSPAQLGFAAVVSLGLYLLFVLVQTRRHRDYFMPITTEGEVIDGEDHLEPPSSRTALTSLGLLLLALVAVVGLAKGISPSIESGVASAGLPHAVVGVVIALLVLLPETIAAVRAAARDRMQTSLNLALGSAMASIGLTIPAIATAMIWLDGPLLLGLGGTQMVLLVLTFVVGTLTVVPGRANILQGGLHLSLLAVFLFLAASP; encoded by the coding sequence ATGAAGCACTGGACCGCAGCTCTGCCTGCCCTGTCGGCCGCGGCCCTCGTTCTCACCTGGGGCCGCGACCTGCCACCGGTCGTGGTCGTGATCGTCGCGCTGCTGCTCGGCGGCGCGGTCCTGGCGGCCGTGCACCACGCGGAGGTGGTCGCGCATCGGGTCGGTGAGCCGTACGGGTCGCTGATCCTCGCCGTCGCCGTCACGGTCATCGAGGTGGCCCTCATCGTCACTCTCATGATCAGCGGTGGCGAGAAGTCGCAATCGCTCGCCCGCGACACCGTCTTCGCCGCCGTCATGATCACGGTGAACGGCATCCTGGGCATCTCGCTGCTGGTGGGCGCGGTCCGTCGCAGGATCGCGGTCTTCAACCCGGAGGGTACGGGTGGCGCTCTCGCCACCGTGGCCGCCATCGCCACGCTGAGCCTCGTGCTGCCGACGTTCACGACGAGCCGTCCCGGGCCGCAGTTCTCGCCCGCCCAGCTCGGATTCGCCGCCGTCGTGTCGCTCGGCCTGTACCTGCTCTTCGTGCTGGTGCAGACCCGCCGGCACCGTGACTACTTCATGCCGATCACCACCGAGGGCGAGGTGATCGACGGCGAGGATCACCTGGAGCCGCCGTCCAGCCGCACCGCCCTGACCAGCCTCGGCCTGCTGCTGCTGGCGCTCGTCGCGGTCGTCGGCCTGGCCAAGGGCATCTCGCCCTCGATCGAATCGGGGGTGGCCTCGGCCGGTCTGCCGCACGCGGTGGTCGGCGTGGTGATCGCCCTGCTCGTGCTGCTGCCGGAGACCATCGCGGCGGTCCGGGCGGCCGCTCGCGACCGCATGCAGACCAGCCTGAACCTGGCCCTCGGCTCGGCGATGGCCTCGATCGGACTGACCATCCCGGCCATCGCCACCGCGATGATCTGGCTGGATGGCCCACTGCTCCTCGGCCTCGGCGGCACGCAGATGGTGCTGCTGGTGCTCACCTTCGTGGTCGGCACGCTGACGGTGGTGCCGGGACGCGCCAACATCCTGCAGGGCGGTCTGCACCTGAGCCTGCTGGCCGTCTTCCTGTTCCTGGCCGCGAGTCCGTAG
- a CDS encoding trans-aconitate 2-methyltransferase codes for MASLRLSWDDAMAAFVPGMDSLERAIATTTEAALGDTPQRILDLGGGPGRYAERLTDRWPTARITLLDLDPVLLSLARTAVPETVTVIGADLTSPSWPALTGDGYDLVTALMAVHYLDARAVGTLYRRARSVLAPGGLLVIADVMPDDHLPALTTAMSATATPSDTWSRWWAALPDVPGMSPLLHERADAFRAHPPSGFTATVEWHASAARAAGFTEAGLIWRESRHAAVAAH; via the coding sequence GTGGCTTCCCTACGGCTGAGCTGGGACGACGCCATGGCCGCTTTCGTTCCCGGTATGGATTCCCTGGAACGCGCGATCGCCACCACCACCGAAGCCGCCCTCGGCGACACCCCCCAGCGGATCTTGGACTTGGGTGGCGGTCCCGGCCGCTACGCCGAACGCCTCACCGACCGCTGGCCCACCGCCCGGATCACCCTCCTCGACCTCGACCCGGTCCTGCTCTCGCTCGCCAGGACCGCCGTACCCGAGACGGTGACGGTGATCGGCGCCGACCTGACCAGCCCGTCCTGGCCGGCGCTGACCGGAGACGGGTACGACCTGGTGACCGCGCTCATGGCCGTCCACTACCTGGACGCGCGAGCAGTCGGAACCCTCTACCGCCGGGCCCGTTCCGTGCTGGCTCCCGGCGGCCTGCTGGTGATCGCCGACGTCATGCCCGACGACCACCTGCCGGCCCTGACGACCGCGATGTCCGCGACCGCGACCCCGTCCGACACCTGGTCCCGCTGGTGGGCCGCCCTCCCGGACGTACCCGGCATGAGCCCGCTCCTCCACGAACGCGCCGACGCGTTCCGCGCCCATCCTCCGTCCGGGTTCACGGCCACCGTCGAGTGGCACGCCTCCGCGGCCCGGGCAGCCGGCTTCACCGAGGCCGGCCTGATCTGGCGGGAGTCCCGCCACGCAGCCGTGGCCGCCCACTGA
- a CDS encoding aminotransferase class V-fold PLP-dependent enzyme — protein MDLNDWHRSLRAQFPQIAGNPDLAYLDNAATSQKPQAVLDAVFSYLTTGNANAARGSYPWANRTTSRIEEARHRLRRFFSDISEISGVHFVSGTTEGLRAVARDWLLPQLKPGDEILVPHADHSANLLPWEEAAALSGAVVRSLPYDSAHDYAFRDLAISPRTRLIAATHVHHVYGNDMNVHRLRTLAPDVPICLDAAQSFGHLPLSVADLDVDFVVFSGHKAMALPGIGAVWARNQRGPEFRLGGWAGSPNTAGIVSLVAAMDWLDEAGLDRIESWNRALGLRLTDGLSKLPDYEVLGCQQSLTIDSPVQQRHGIVAFRHHAISSNDLGFILSSHGLLVRSDAHCQAVAGEKTSSVRVSVHAYNSPEEIDRLLEVLSGMS, from the coding sequence ATGGATCTCAACGACTGGCATCGGTCGCTGCGCGCCCAGTTCCCGCAGATCGCCGGCAATCCGGACCTCGCCTACCTGGACAACGCTGCCACGTCACAGAAGCCGCAGGCCGTTCTCGACGCGGTCTTCTCGTATCTGACCACGGGTAATGCGAACGCGGCCCGGGGTTCCTATCCGTGGGCGAACCGGACCACTTCGCGGATCGAGGAGGCCCGGCATCGATTGCGCCGCTTCTTTTCGGATATTTCTGAAATCTCGGGTGTGCACTTTGTGAGTGGAACGACCGAAGGGCTGCGGGCGGTGGCCCGGGACTGGCTGCTGCCTCAGCTCAAGCCCGGTGACGAGATCCTGGTGCCGCACGCCGACCACAGCGCGAACCTGCTGCCCTGGGAGGAGGCGGCGGCCCTCTCCGGTGCGGTGGTGCGGTCGCTGCCGTACGACTCGGCGCACGACTACGCCTTCCGTGACCTGGCGATCAGCCCCCGGACCCGGCTCATCGCCGCCACACACGTGCACCACGTCTACGGCAACGACATGAACGTGCACCGCCTCCGCACCCTGGCGCCGGACGTGCCGATCTGCCTCGACGCCGCGCAGAGCTTCGGCCACCTGCCGCTCTCGGTCGCCGACCTGGACGTGGACTTCGTGGTCTTCTCCGGTCACAAGGCGATGGCACTGCCCGGGATCGGCGCGGTCTGGGCCCGCAATCAGCGCGGCCCGGAGTTCCGGCTCGGCGGCTGGGCCGGCTCCCCGAACACGGCCGGCATCGTCAGCCTCGTCGCGGCGATGGACTGGCTCGACGAGGCGGGCCTCGACCGGATCGAGAGCTGGAACCGCGCGCTCGGCCTGCGCCTCACCGACGGCCTGTCCAAGCTGCCCGACTACGAGGTGCTCGGCTGCCAGCAGAGCCTCACGATCGACTCCCCGGTTCAGCAGCGGCACGGGATCGTCGCCTTCCGGCACCACGCGATCAGCTCCAACGACCTCGGCTTCATCCTCTCCTCGCACGGTCTCCTGGTGCGATCGGACGCGCATTGCCAGGCGGTGGCGGGTGAGAAGACTTCATCGGTACGGGTGAGCGTTCATGCGTACAACTCGCCGGAAGAGATCGACAGGCTGCTGGAGGTGCTGTCCGGCATGTCATGA
- a CDS encoding pyridoxal-phosphate dependent enzyme produces the protein MRYDDITEAIGNTPLVRIDPDVHRLKNIDLYAKMEFLNPFGSVKDRAAWSMVRPLLGEAAGRGDTVVELSSGNTAKALALIAGMHGLPFRSVTNRMKIPEIKDLLLLLGAEIEELPGRSECLDPTDTDDPLTRMYRTLQDSGGYVHTDQYFNERNADAHFSGTGQEIVKDLDGRAPDYFIACVGTAGSSTGVARALRAHGGDSTIVGLVAAKSDFIPGIRTIDEVHEVGLFDPAVYDTIETVSADEAIDGLLTLVRRCGTLAGPTGGGAYQGAVRYLRTIDGSLNERRTAVLIVCDRVESYLSYLRERRPSLFGRPPRKNSIGTLSPTEIAAAPTVTGSDSFVEDALVVDLRSPFAYQALHIEGSVNIGEDVFGEMLHAGLPFSRRQPVLLVCPVGEKSAAYAALLTRMGHPAARSLEGGIIAWRDAGAPLVRD, from the coding sequence ATGAGATATGACGACATCACCGAGGCCATCGGCAACACCCCGCTGGTGCGCATCGACCCGGACGTGCACAGACTGAAGAACATCGATCTGTACGCCAAGATGGAGTTCTTGAATCCGTTCGGATCGGTGAAGGATCGTGCCGCATGGAGCATGGTCCGGCCCCTTCTCGGCGAGGCGGCCGGCCGCGGCGACACCGTCGTGGAACTGTCCAGCGGCAACACCGCGAAAGCGCTCGCGCTGATCGCCGGAATGCACGGCCTGCCGTTCCGCAGCGTCACCAACCGGATGAAGATTCCGGAGATCAAGGACCTGTTGTTGCTGCTCGGCGCCGAGATCGAGGAGTTGCCGGGCCGTTCGGAATGCCTTGACCCGACCGACACCGACGACCCGCTCACCCGGATGTACCGCACGTTGCAGGACAGCGGCGGATACGTGCACACCGACCAGTACTTCAACGAGCGCAACGCCGACGCCCATTTCTCCGGAACCGGCCAGGAGATAGTGAAGGACCTCGACGGCCGGGCGCCGGACTACTTCATCGCCTGCGTCGGCACCGCGGGCTCCTCGACCGGTGTGGCCCGTGCCCTGCGCGCGCACGGCGGTGACAGCACCATCGTCGGGCTGGTGGCCGCGAAAAGCGACTTCATCCCCGGTATCCGCACCATCGACGAAGTGCACGAGGTAGGCCTTTTCGACCCGGCCGTGTACGACACGATCGAGACGGTCAGCGCCGATGAAGCGATCGACGGGCTTCTCACTCTGGTACGCCGTTGCGGAACCCTCGCCGGGCCGACCGGAGGAGGCGCCTATCAAGGGGCGGTCCGCTATCTCCGTACGATCGACGGCTCTCTGAATGAGCGGAGAACGGCTGTCTTGATCGTCTGCGATCGCGTCGAAAGCTATCTGAGTTATCTGCGCGAGCGCAGGCCGTCGCTGTTCGGCCGGCCGCCGCGGAAGAACTCGATCGGCACGCTGTCGCCCACGGAGATCGCCGCAGCGCCCACCGTGACCGGCTCCGATAGCTTCGTCGAGGACGCGCTGGTGGTCGATCTGCGCAGCCCCTTCGCCTACCAGGCGCTGCACATCGAGGGTTCGGTGAACATCGGCGAGGACGTGTTCGGGGAGATGCTGCACGCCGGTCTGCCGTTCAGCCGCCGGCAACCGGTGCTCCTGGTGTGCCCGGTCGGGGAGAAGTCGGCGGCCTACGCCGCGCTGCTGACCCGGATGGGGCATCCGGCCGCACGATCGCTCGAAGGCGGGATCATCGCGTGGCGGGATGCGGGCGCCCCGCTGGTGCGTGACTGA
- a CDS encoding alanine racemase, with the protein MLFLKPRIDPLTQSVLDDGELLGRLVDGLGSPLNVVLPQRAGENVARFREAYKKHRLHGRIYYAHKANRSSALLREFAATEAGADVASLGELQHALAAGFTPDRIMATGPKDREYLWLAARTGVIVNADSADELRELASIVAARGLPRVRIMVRLSRFETSGVRVQSRRSRFGIAAAALTGALDLIAAHEDRLELVGAAYHLDTVELREKAVALEGCLTALDECRQRGLRPWSIDIGGGFGVNYLDDAAEWERYTSELAQAVLGNRAPLTWDDHGYGLRAEAGTLRGALALYAAHRPIAGAGYLDRLLGTDAPGQRRPLGELLLDHMYDLDVEPGRALLDQCGLVAMRVVEVREDGGDVLVRLAGNARDVGLEEHGVLMDPVLVPRNGAKGPAAGVFLLGNLCLESDLITRRRVFLPSRPEPGDLLVFVNTAGYLMDFTATEALRQPAARTVAVHHAGGTWQWRLDETYWPVHAQPEAP; encoded by the coding sequence ATGCTGTTCCTGAAACCGAGAATCGATCCGCTCACTCAATCCGTTCTCGACGACGGCGAGCTGCTGGGACGACTGGTGGACGGCCTCGGCTCACCGCTCAACGTGGTTCTGCCGCAGCGGGCCGGGGAGAACGTCGCCAGGTTCCGCGAGGCGTACAAGAAGCATCGCCTCCATGGCCGGATCTACTACGCGCACAAGGCCAACCGCTCATCCGCCCTGCTCAGGGAATTCGCGGCGACCGAAGCGGGTGCCGACGTCGCCTCGCTCGGCGAACTGCAGCACGCGCTGGCAGCCGGCTTCACGCCAGACCGGATCATGGCGACCGGGCCGAAGGACCGCGAGTACCTCTGGCTCGCCGCGCGCACCGGCGTGATCGTCAACGCGGATTCGGCGGACGAGCTGCGCGAGCTGGCATCGATCGTCGCAGCCCGGGGGCTGCCCCGGGTGCGGATCATGGTGCGTCTCTCGCGCTTCGAGACTTCCGGGGTACGGGTACAGAGCCGCCGCAGCAGGTTCGGCATCGCCGCGGCCGCCCTCACCGGCGCGCTCGACCTGATCGCCGCCCACGAGGACCGGCTGGAACTGGTCGGGGCCGCCTACCACCTGGACACCGTCGAGCTGCGGGAGAAGGCGGTCGCGCTGGAGGGCTGTCTCACCGCGCTCGACGAGTGCCGGCAGCGCGGGCTGCGGCCGTGGTCGATCGACATCGGCGGCGGCTTCGGCGTGAACTACCTGGACGACGCCGCCGAGTGGGAGCGGTACACCTCCGAGCTGGCTCAGGCGGTGCTCGGCAACCGGGCGCCACTGACCTGGGACGACCACGGATACGGTCTGCGCGCCGAGGCCGGAACCCTGCGCGGCGCCCTCGCCCTCTACGCGGCACACCGCCCGATCGCCGGCGCCGGCTACCTGGACCGGCTGCTCGGCACCGACGCGCCGGGGCAGCGGCGGCCGCTCGGCGAGCTGCTGCTGGACCACATGTACGACCTCGACGTCGAACCCGGCCGGGCCCTGCTCGACCAGTGCGGGCTCGTCGCGATGCGGGTCGTCGAGGTCCGTGAGGACGGCGGGGACGTGCTGGTCCGGCTCGCCGGCAACGCGCGCGACGTCGGTCTCGAAGAGCACGGTGTGCTGATGGATCCGGTCCTCGTACCCCGCAATGGCGCGAAAGGCCCGGCGGCGGGCGTCTTCCTGCTCGGGAATCTGTGCCTGGAATCGGACCTGATCACCCGGCGGAGAGTGTTCCTGCCGAGCCGCCCGGAGCCCGGCGATCTGCTGGTCTTCGTGAACACCGCCGGTTATCTCATGGACTTCACCGCTACCGAGGCGCTGCGCCAGCCGGCCGCGCGCACGGTGGCGGTCCACCACGCCGGTGGGACGTGGCAATGGCGCCTCGACGAGACCTACTGGCCCGTTCACGCGCAGCCGGAGGCGCCATGA
- a CDS encoding TIGR03943 family protein: MNRQAQAVVLLLFGGAVLKASLTDLHLRYVKEGLRPFLLLTGAILVLTALFTLWYEYRPRRTAAAGDDHDHAHHEPRVGWLLLLPVIGLLLVAPPALGAFTADQSGTLPAAAESDYGPLPEGDPVPVGLLDYASRSIYDDGRSLGGRRVKLTGFLSTGPDGGPMLARIVVSCCAADGRPIKVGLSGGPVIDVPAGQWVEVVGRHSAQRAKDPVNQADISYLEVDEWQPIRAPKQQYE, from the coding sequence GTGAACCGCCAGGCCCAGGCCGTGGTCCTGCTCCTCTTCGGCGGCGCCGTCCTGAAGGCGTCGCTCACCGACCTCCACCTGCGCTACGTCAAGGAGGGCCTGCGCCCGTTCCTGCTGCTGACCGGTGCCATCCTGGTGCTCACCGCGCTCTTCACCCTCTGGTACGAGTACCGCCCCCGCCGGACCGCCGCCGCCGGCGACGACCATGACCATGCGCATCACGAGCCTCGGGTGGGGTGGCTTCTCCTGCTTCCCGTCATCGGGCTGCTGCTCGTCGCTCCACCGGCTCTCGGGGCGTTCACTGCCGACCAGAGCGGGACGCTGCCTGCCGCGGCGGAATCGGATTACGGGCCGCTGCCGGAAGGGGATCCCGTGCCGGTCGGGCTGCTCGACTACGCGTCTCGCAGCATCTATGACGACGGGCGCAGTCTCGGCGGGCGACGGGTGAAGCTGACCGGGTTCCTGAGCACAGGACCGGACGGCGGCCCCATGCTCGCTCGGATCGTGGTGAGTTGTTGCGCTGCTGATGGGCGGCCGATCAAAGTCGGTCTCAGCGGCGGGCCGGTGATCGACGTTCCGGCCGGGCAGTGGGTGGAGGTCGTCGGGCGGCACAGCGCACAGCGCGCGAAGGACCCGGTGAATCAGGCCGACATCTCCTACCTCGAGGTCGACGAGTGGCAGCCGATCAGAGCGCCGAAGCAGCAGTACGAATGA
- a CDS encoding permease, whose protein sequence is MTLVKDRPADPRHRVIGSVEVLAAVLILLVILRGPLSGVVSGARMQTWTTVFVSVLVQAVPFLVFGVLLSAVIAVFVPSSFWARALPSRPALAVPAASLAGVVLPGCECGSVPVAGSLIRRGVTPAAALAFLLAAPAINPIVLTATAVAFPGNPEMVAARAVASLAVAVLMGWLWLRLGRADWIRLPHRPDLDRASKGEAFWSAVRHDVVHAGGFLVLGAAAAATINVLVPEAWLQTLAANPALSVLALAVLAVLLSICSEADAFVAASLSQFSLTSRLVFLVVGPMVDLKLIAMQTGVFGRAFASRFAPATFALAVVAGTLTGLVLL, encoded by the coding sequence GTGACTCTGGTCAAGGATCGCCCGGCGGACCCCCGCCACCGGGTGATCGGTTCGGTCGAGGTCCTCGCCGCGGTCCTGATCCTGCTGGTGATCCTCCGAGGTCCGCTCTCCGGCGTGGTGTCCGGCGCCAGGATGCAGACCTGGACCACCGTCTTCGTCTCGGTGCTGGTCCAGGCCGTCCCGTTCCTGGTCTTCGGCGTGCTGCTCTCGGCCGTCATCGCGGTCTTCGTGCCGAGCTCGTTCTGGGCCCGGGCGCTGCCGTCGCGGCCGGCTCTCGCCGTGCCGGCCGCGAGCCTCGCCGGCGTGGTGCTGCCCGGCTGCGAGTGCGGCAGCGTCCCGGTGGCCGGCTCGCTGATCCGCCGCGGCGTCACCCCGGCCGCGGCCCTGGCCTTCCTGCTCGCCGCCCCCGCGATCAACCCGATCGTGCTGACCGCCACGGCGGTGGCCTTCCCCGGCAACCCCGAGATGGTGGCGGCCCGGGCCGTGGCGAGCCTGGCCGTCGCCGTGCTGATGGGCTGGCTGTGGCTGCGCCTCGGCCGCGCCGACTGGATCCGCCTCCCGCACCGCCCCGACCTGGACCGAGCTTCGAAGGGCGAGGCCTTCTGGTCAGCGGTCCGCCACGACGTCGTCCACGCCGGCGGCTTCCTGGTCCTCGGCGCCGCCGCAGCCGCCACCATCAACGTGCTCGTCCCGGAGGCCTGGCTGCAGACCCTGGCCGCGAACCCGGCCCTCTCCGTCCTGGCCCTCGCCGTCCTGGCCGTCCTGCTCTCCATCTGCAGCGAGGCCGACGCCTTCGTGGCGGCGTCGCTCTCCCAGTTCTCCCTGACCTCACGACTGGTCTTCCTGGTGGTGGGCCCGATGGTCGACCTGAAGCTGATAGCCATGCAGACCGGTGTCTTCGGCCGGGCCTTCGCCTCCCGCTTCGCCCCCGCGACCTTCGCCCTCGCCGTCGTGGCGGGCACCCTCACCGGGCTGGTCCTGCTGTGA
- a CDS encoding copper resistance CopC family protein: MEDTERIRRAARPLLALVAMVAVLLPGAPAWAHNALTEASPAKNAELTKAPEGVKLKFLQKLDPDYTVIAVTDAEKQKVSTSEPKIDGGTGSVTFDEPLANGAYTVAYQVVSTDGHTVKGSYEFTVDDPSAVVPSEAPSVEPVVPSEAAPSTASDAYSSELTLTQDEDDSSLGWIAGVAVLVFAGLAGFVIVRRRKK, encoded by the coding sequence ATGGAAGACACCGAACGGATCCGCCGCGCCGCCCGGCCGCTCCTCGCCCTGGTCGCGATGGTGGCAGTGCTGCTGCCCGGCGCGCCGGCCTGGGCGCACAACGCGCTCACCGAGGCGAGCCCGGCGAAGAACGCCGAGCTGACGAAGGCGCCGGAGGGCGTCAAGCTGAAGTTCCTGCAGAAGCTCGACCCGGACTACACGGTCATCGCGGTCACCGACGCGGAGAAGCAGAAGGTCTCCACCTCCGAGCCGAAGATCGACGGCGGCACCGGGAGCGTGACGTTCGACGAGCCGCTCGCGAACGGCGCGTACACGGTCGCCTACCAGGTCGTCTCGACGGACGGGCACACGGTGAAGGGGTCGTACGAATTCACCGTGGACGACCCGTCGGCGGTGGTCCCCTCGGAAGCACCCTCGGTGGAGCCGGTCGTCCCGTCGGAAGCGGCGCCGAGCACGGCGAGTGACGCGTACAGCTCCGAGTTGACCCTCACCCAGGACGAGGACGACTCCTCCCTGGGCTGGATCGCCGGAGTCGCCGTCCTGGTGTTCGCTGGATTAGCCGGTTTTGTGATCGTCCGTCGCCGCAAGAAGTGA
- a CDS encoding YcnI family protein, translating into MKQAVLRRAAAVSAVAAAFVLAVASPAAAHVTVNPSSATQGGYSKVSFRVPNESDTASTTKVEVNLPIESPVGSVSIKPVPGWTAVTEKSKLDKPVEVHGAPLTEAVTKITWTADKGSEIKPGTFQEFDVSLGPLPEVDQMVFKALQTYSDGNVVRWIDEPTTDGTEPESPAPVLKLTAATADGAAAPSAAAPVAAPEESDDSSGGSSVWGIAGLVAGLAGLVLGLLAYRKASQKA; encoded by the coding sequence ATGAAGCAAGCAGTCCTCCGCCGTGCCGCTGCCGTCTCCGCCGTGGCGGCCGCGTTCGTGCTGGCCGTGGCGTCCCCCGCCGCCGCGCACGTGACGGTCAACCCGAGCAGCGCCACGCAGGGCGGCTACTCGAAGGTGTCGTTCCGGGTGCCGAACGAGAGTGACACGGCGTCGACCACGAAGGTCGAGGTGAACCTGCCGATCGAGAGCCCGGTCGGCTCGGTCTCGATCAAGCCGGTGCCGGGCTGGACCGCCGTCACCGAGAAGTCGAAGCTGGACAAGCCGGTGGAGGTGCACGGCGCGCCGCTCACCGAGGCGGTCACCAAGATCACCTGGACCGCCGACAAGGGTTCGGAGATCAAGCCGGGCACATTCCAGGAGTTCGACGTGTCGCTCGGCCCGCTGCCCGAGGTCGACCAGATGGTCTTCAAGGCGCTGCAGACGTACTCGGACGGCAACGTGGTCCGCTGGATCGACGAGCCCACCACCGACGGCACCGAGCCGGAGTCGCCGGCGCCGGTCCTGAAGCTCACCGCCGCGACCGCGGACGGGGCCGCGGCGCCGTCGGCCGCCGCGCCGGTCGCCGCGCCCGAGGAGAGCGACGACTCGAGCGGTGGCAGTTCGGTGTGGGGCATCGCGGGCCTGGTCGCCGGCCTCGCCGGTCTGGTCCTGGGCCTGCTCGCCTACCGCAAGGCGTCGCAGAAGGCGTAA
- a CDS encoding GNAT family N-acetyltransferase, producing MSLEVDGVKSAVEITDHVDLEVLADVYRRVHAADLHLLDHSEPSVEDRLRWTAEAPGFEAAVGYVDGEVVGTVMGCPLPPETLWWRDLTDVQDPELPVEWEGRTFAVCEAFVLPEFRRHRLGVRMMADLLDRRSEERVALAVTETNTRVWHALQRLRFQHVGDLVPFPGWRSHRMLVRALPLSASR from the coding sequence ATGTCTCTGGAAGTGGACGGCGTCAAGAGCGCCGTGGAAATCACCGATCATGTAGATCTGGAGGTGCTGGCCGACGTCTACCGCCGCGTGCACGCCGCCGACCTGCATCTCCTCGACCACAGCGAGCCATCGGTGGAGGACCGGCTGCGCTGGACCGCCGAGGCGCCCGGGTTCGAGGCCGCCGTCGGGTACGTGGACGGCGAAGTGGTGGGCACCGTCATGGGCTGCCCACTGCCGCCCGAGACGCTCTGGTGGCGCGACCTGACCGACGTGCAGGATCCGGAGCTGCCGGTGGAGTGGGAGGGCCGGACGTTCGCGGTCTGCGAAGCGTTCGTCCTGCCGGAGTTCCGCAGGCACCGTCTCGGCGTACGGATGATGGCCGACCTGCTCGACCGGCGCTCCGAGGAGCGGGTGGCGCTGGCCGTCACCGAGACGAACACCCGGGTCTGGCATGCGCTGCAGCGGCTGAGGTTCCAGCACGTCGGTGATCTCGTGCCGTTCCCGGGCTGGCGCTCGCACCGGATGCTGGTCCGGGCGCTGCCCTTGAGCGCATCACGATGA